In the Clostridiales bacterium genome, GCCGCGCGGATAATCGCGCCTAGGTTGCCCGCGTCGCTTATATTGTCCAATATAAGACAATCTTTTCGCGGCGCTTGGGGCGCGCGGGACTGGTAACGCGCAGCCGCCAAAACGCCTTGAGGGCTTACCGTTTGGCTGGCGTATTCAAAGATGTTGTCGTCCAATATTACGGTCTTTTCGGCATACGGCAAAAATCTTTGGAATTCCTCGGCTTTGGACTTAGCGAGGGCTAAAATATTAATCTTAAAGCCCGCCCTTATACAGTCGTCTATCAGTTTATGCCCTTCGGCCAAAAAAAGCCCGTATTGTTTTCTAAATTTTTTGTTATTTAATTTTTTTAGCAGTTTGACTGTTTGGTTGGCGCGCGATTTGATTATTTCCATAATAAAAAATTAGCCCATAAATAATGGGCTGATGTTATTTTTATTTTATAGCGGCTTTTGCCTTCTCAACCAGCGCGGAGAACGCCGTAGCGTCGTTGACCGCCAAGTCCGCTAACATCTTGCGGTTTAGGTTAATGCCCGCGCTTTTTAGACCGTGCATAAAGCGGCTGTAGCATAGACCGTTGCTTCTTGCCGCCGCGTTTATGCGCGCGATCCATAGCTTCCTAAAATCCCTTTTCCTTAACCTTCTGCCGATATAGGCGTACATTAAGGATTTCATAACGGCTTGTTTTGCCGTTTTGTATAATTTAGACTTGCCGCCAAAATAACCCTTGGCTAATCTTAATACTTTCTTGCGTTTTTTGGCCGCGTTGACCGCTCTTTTTATTCTCATGTCCTAGCGCCTCCTTAACCTTGTATCATCTTCTTTATCGTGCT is a window encoding:
- a CDS encoding RNA methyltransferase yields the protein MEIIKSRANQTVKLLKKLNNKKFRKQYGLFLAEGHKLIDDCIRAGFKINILALAKSKAEEFQRFLPYAEKTVILDDNIFEYASQTVSPQGVLAAARYQSRAPQAPRKDCLILDNISDAGNLGAIIRAAAAAGIKDIYLLNCADAYSSKTVRSAMGGIFFVNIYEIGYDYLDAIAKNCEILGADIRGENYLNYTQKTNFALAIGNEANGLSQAVKEKCKRFLSIPMQNIESLNAAVSAGILIFYLKSL
- the rplT gene encoding 50S ribosomal protein L20, whose product is MRIKRAVNAAKKRKKVLRLAKGYFGGKSKLYKTAKQAVMKSLMYAYIGRRLRKRDFRKLWIARINAAARSNGLCYSRFMHGLKSAGINLNRKMLADLAVNDATAFSALVEKAKAAIK